Proteins found in one Solitalea lacus genomic segment:
- a CDS encoding type I restriction endonuclease subunit R, translating to MTTIVNESQIEYGFVGKLTDLKYTHRPDIRDRHSLELNFRNKFEALNRVRLSDTEFARLRDDIITADVFQASKTLRQRNTFIREDGTPLHYSLVNITDWCKNEFEVINQLRMNTENSSHRYDAILLINGVPVVQIELKTLQISPRRAMQQIVDYKNDPGNGYTNSLLCFMQLFIVSNRSNTYYFANNRNQHFNFNADEQFLPVYKWAKEDNKKVDNLYDFAEKFLAKCTLGEMISRYMVLVESEQKLLVMRPYQIYAVKAIVECIHQNRGNGYIWHTTGSGKTLTSFKASTLLKDNPDIEKCLFVVDRKDLDRQTREEFNKFQDGCVEENTNTETLVRRMLSEDYADKVIVTTIQKLGLALDPNHKQKFKERLQPLSDKRLVIIFDECHRSQFGENHQTIKEFFPKAQLFGFTGTPIFEANASYQQIQDTIGSYKTTEDIFQKLLHAYTITHAIEDRNVLQFHIDYFKGEGEYKAKSGEAIAQQAVAEAILTKHGAATNERRFNAILATASINEAIAYYNLFKDIQAKNKAIDENFHPLNIACVFSPPADGNKDVQQLQEDLQQEKADNKVAPEEKKIALKAIISDYNKQFGTNHTIGEFDQYYQDVQQRIKDHKYSNADYAAKNKIDMVIVVDMLLTGFDSKYLNTLYVDKNLKYHGLIQAFSRTNRILNDSKPYGNVLDFRQQQADVDEAIGLFSGEQKEHAREIWLVEPAPVVIGKYEKAVEALEQFMQLQGLENKPEEVNNLKGDIARTEFINHFKEVQRLKTQLDQYTDLAPEQISQIDALLPPEELRSFKGAYLETAKRLKDIQEKSEDADPVVQQLDFEFVLFASATIDYDYIMGLIARYTQRPPNKQKMTKEQLINLLNSSANLMDERDDIVGYINSLEVGKGLSETEIRDGYENFKEEKSAAELAAIAQKHGLDIKSLKTFVNNIISRMIFDGEQLNDLLAPLELGWKDRSKKELALMEDLIPQLKKLAQGHEISGLNAYE from the coding sequence ATGACAACAATAGTCAATGAATCCCAAATAGAATATGGCTTCGTCGGAAAACTAACCGATCTTAAATATACCCACCGGCCGGATATACGAGATCGTCACTCGCTGGAGCTAAACTTCCGAAACAAATTCGAAGCACTGAATCGAGTCCGTCTTTCAGACACCGAATTTGCCCGCCTCCGGGATGATATCATTACAGCCGACGTGTTTCAAGCGTCAAAAACCCTGCGCCAGCGCAACACTTTTATTCGTGAAGATGGAACGCCTTTACATTATTCGTTGGTAAATATTACCGACTGGTGCAAAAACGAGTTTGAGGTGATCAACCAGTTGCGGATGAATACTGAAAACAGTAGTCATCGATACGACGCTATATTGTTGATAAATGGCGTTCCTGTGGTGCAGATTGAATTGAAGACCTTACAGATCAGTCCGCGCCGTGCCATGCAGCAGATTGTGGATTATAAAAATGATCCGGGCAATGGCTATACCAATTCATTACTTTGTTTCATGCAGTTGTTTATTGTGAGCAACCGAAGCAACACTTATTACTTTGCCAACAACCGCAACCAACATTTTAATTTCAATGCCGACGAACAATTCCTGCCGGTGTACAAATGGGCAAAGGAAGACAATAAGAAAGTAGACAACCTATATGATTTTGCCGAGAAATTTCTGGCCAAATGCACACTGGGAGAAATGATCAGCCGCTATATGGTGCTGGTGGAAAGTGAGCAAAAACTATTAGTGATGCGGCCCTACCAGATCTATGCGGTAAAAGCCATCGTGGAGTGTATCCATCAAAACAGGGGCAATGGTTATATCTGGCATACAACGGGTAGTGGTAAAACATTGACCTCATTCAAAGCATCTACATTATTAAAAGACAACCCGGATATTGAAAAATGTTTGTTTGTAGTGGATCGTAAAGACCTTGACAGGCAAACCCGTGAGGAGTTCAACAAGTTCCAGGATGGATGTGTGGAAGAGAACACCAATACCGAAACGCTGGTTCGTCGTATGCTGTCGGAAGATTATGCCGATAAGGTAATCGTTACTACCATTCAAAAATTAGGGCTGGCACTGGACCCCAATCATAAGCAGAAGTTTAAGGAGCGCTTGCAACCGCTGAGTGATAAAAGACTGGTCATTATTTTCGACGAATGCCATCGCTCACAGTTTGGCGAAAACCACCAGACCATCAAGGAATTTTTTCCAAAGGCACAGCTCTTTGGCTTTACAGGTACTCCCATTTTTGAAGCCAATGCATCATACCAGCAGATACAGGACACAATCGGTTCTTACAAAACCACCGAAGATATTTTTCAAAAACTGCTGCACGCTTACACCATCACCCACGCTATTGAAGACCGCAATGTATTGCAGTTTCATATCGATTACTTTAAAGGTGAAGGCGAATATAAGGCAAAGTCCGGCGAGGCCATTGCACAGCAAGCCGTAGCAGAAGCCATACTGACCAAACACGGTGCGGCTACCAATGAACGCCGCTTCAATGCTATACTGGCGACAGCTTCCATCAATGAGGCCATTGCGTATTATAACTTGTTTAAAGATATTCAGGCAAAAAATAAGGCGATAGATGAAAACTTCCATCCGCTGAATATTGCCTGCGTGTTCTCACCTCCTGCCGATGGCAATAAAGACGTGCAACAACTGCAAGAAGATCTACAACAGGAAAAGGCCGACAATAAAGTGGCGCCGGAGGAAAAGAAGATTGCTTTAAAAGCCATCATCAGCGATTATAACAAACAATTTGGAACCAATCATACTATTGGCGAGTTCGACCAGTATTACCAGGATGTACAGCAACGCATTAAAGACCATAAGTACAGCAATGCCGATTACGCGGCAAAAAATAAAATTGACATGGTGATTGTGGTGGATATGCTGCTTACTGGTTTTGACAGCAAATACCTGAACACATTGTATGTAGATAAAAACCTGAAGTATCACGGATTGATACAGGCATTTAGCCGTACCAACCGTATTTTGAACGACAGCAAACCTTATGGCAACGTGCTGGACTTTCGCCAACAGCAGGCAGATGTAGATGAAGCCATCGGCCTATTCTCCGGCGAACAGAAAGAACATGCACGGGAAATATGGCTGGTAGAACCTGCACCGGTGGTGATTGGCAAATATGAAAAAGCTGTGGAGGCATTGGAACAATTCATGCAATTGCAGGGATTGGAAAATAAGCCCGAAGAGGTAAATAATCTTAAAGGTGATATAGCCCGTACCGAATTCATCAATCATTTTAAGGAAGTGCAGCGGCTGAAAACGCAGCTCGACCAGTACACCGACCTGGCGCCTGAACAGATATCGCAGATAGATGCCCTATTGCCGCCTGAAGAACTGCGTTCGTTTAAAGGGGCTTACCTGGAAACGGCCAAACGCCTGAAAGATATTCAGGAAAAAAGCGAGGATGCTGACCCGGTGGTGCAGCAACTGGATTTCGAATTTGTGCTCTTTGCTTCTGCCACTATCGACTACGATTACATTATGGGCCTTATAGCCCGCTACACGCAGCGACCGCCAAACAAACAAAAAATGACCAAGGAGCAGCTTATTAACCTGCTCAACTCCAGCGCCAACCTGATGGACGAGCGGGACGATATTGTGGGCTACATCAACAGCCTGGAAGTGGGCAAAGGGTTGAGTGAAACAGAAATACGGGATGGCTATGAAAATTTTAAAGAGGAAAAAAGTGCAGCGGAACTGGCAGCCATTGCACAAAAGCATGGGCTGGACATAAAATCCTTAAAAACATTTGTAAACAACATCATCAGCCGGATGATTTTTGACGGGGAACAACTAAACGACCTCCTGGCACCACTGGAGCTGGGCTGGAAGGACCGCAGCAAAAAAGAACTGGCCTTGATGGAAGACTTAATACCACAATTAAAAAAATTAGCCCAAGGGCATGAAATATCCGGATTGAATGCTTATGAGTAA
- a CDS encoding restriction endonuclease subunit S, with amino-acid sequence MSKETINAMVPKLRFPEFKEEGCNIESFGELYTFKVTNSFSRDNLNYESGKVKNIHYGDIHTKFSTLFDITKEKVPFINPSISIEKIQEENYCIEGDIIFADASEDLQDVGKSIEIVNLNNEKLLSGLHTLLARQKEPKLIVGFGGHLFRSGAVRAQIQREAQGAKVLGISGTRLSNIKIGYPNNKLEQQKIRDCLSSLDQLLSAESQKLDVLKAHKKGLMQQLFPAEGETVPKFRFPEFKDNGDWEETTLSQVANYENGKAHEQDIVETGDYVVVNSKFISSDGEERKFTNTAFCLARKGDILMVLSDVPNGKAIAKCFLLDADELYTVNQRICRIIPFNVNNVLLYYILNRNPHFLAFDDGVKQTNLRKEDVLNCPMLIPKDPIEQQKIAECLAALDALITAQAEQIGQLKQHKKGLMQQLFPNLNDINNG; translated from the coding sequence ATGAGTAAAGAAACAATAAACGCAATGGTGCCGAAGTTGAGGTTTCCGGAATTTAAAGAAGAAGGCTGTAATATCGAGTCTTTTGGAGAACTGTATACATTTAAGGTTACAAACTCATTTTCGAGAGATAACCTAAACTATGAATCGGGCAAAGTTAAAAACATTCACTATGGTGATATTCACACGAAGTTCTCAACACTATTTGATATAACGAAAGAAAAAGTTCCGTTTATCAATCCTTCTATATCAATTGAAAAAATCCAAGAAGAGAACTACTGTATTGAAGGTGATATAATTTTTGCAGATGCATCAGAAGATTTACAAGATGTCGGAAAAAGCATTGAAATAGTAAACCTAAACAATGAAAAATTATTGTCTGGTTTACATACTTTGTTAGCAAGACAGAAGGAGCCAAAGTTAATAGTTGGTTTTGGCGGGCATCTGTTCAGGTCTGGTGCTGTACGAGCACAAATTCAAAGAGAAGCACAAGGAGCAAAAGTTTTAGGTATATCTGGAACAAGGTTATCCAATATTAAAATTGGTTATCCTAACAACAAGCTTGAACAACAAAAAATCCGCGATTGCCTTTCTTCTTTAGATCAATTATTATCTGCCGAAAGCCAAAAACTGGATGTACTCAAAGCCCATAAAAAAGGGCTGATGCAACAGCTATTCCCAGCCGAAGGCGAAACTGTACCCAAGTTTCGATTTCCTGAGTTTAAAGATAATGGGGATTGGGAGGAGACGACACTAAGCCAGGTTGCAAACTATGAAAATGGGAAAGCTCACGAGCAAGATATCGTAGAAACAGGCGATTATGTTGTTGTAAACTCTAAGTTCATTTCATCCGATGGTGAGGAAAGAAAATTTACAAATACAGCTTTTTGCCTGGCACGAAAAGGCGATATTTTAATGGTGCTCAGTGATGTTCCCAATGGCAAGGCGATAGCAAAATGTTTTCTTTTAGATGCTGATGAACTTTATACAGTTAATCAAAGAATTTGTCGAATAATACCATTTAATGTCAACAATGTCCTCTTGTATTACATATTAAACAGAAATCCTCATTTTTTGGCATTTGATGATGGTGTTAAGCAAACTAATCTTCGAAAAGAAGATGTTTTAAACTGCCCAATGTTAATACCTAAAGACCCAATCGAACAACAAAAAATCGCCGAATGCCTTGCCGCCCTGGATGCGCTCATCACGGCACAGGCAGAACAAATAGGGCAGCTTAAGCAGCATAAAAAAGGGCTGATGCAGCAACTTTTCCCAAACCTTAATGATATTAATAATGGCTAA